A window from Cryobacterium sp. SO1 encodes these proteins:
- a CDS encoding PLDc N-terminal domain-containing protein, with protein MNDAGGTHTVILIVIAVVWITLWVLAVISIAQRPGLSGFERGVWVAIAILFPVIGPLVWAAWGRTRSRAPLQNP; from the coding sequence GTGAACGACGCCGGCGGCACCCACACCGTCATTCTCATCGTCATCGCCGTTGTGTGGATAACCCTCTGGGTGCTCGCCGTCATCAGCATCGCCCAACGCCCCGGGCTCAGCGGATTCGAGCGCGGCGTGTGGGTGGCCATCGCCATCCTTTTCCCCGTCATCGGCCCGCTCGTCTGGGCCGCCTGGGGGCGCACCCGCAGTCGCGCACCCCTCCAAAACCCCTGA
- a CDS encoding NAD(P)H-binding protein, protein MSTFLIIGGTGKVGSRLSHILRSQGHDARVASRTHGDVTFDWTAPETFTRALHGVQGVFIIGPGSATDWSSSLTQLLAVAQAQGVRHAVLLSARGVEFLRDGAVARAETALRVGPLVWTILRPTHFAQNFTEAMFVPIDGTVTAPVARGAQPFIDVEDIAHVAATVLVDDAWACETIELSGPIAHTFHEAVEILGERSGQPMDFRDEDPLEHTRRLRDAGTPEGYIAWRMAMLDGIRRGDDAYLSDGVLRVLGRPATSFTDWAAREAAVLTVAS, encoded by the coding sequence ATGAGCACCTTCCTCATCATCGGCGGCACCGGCAAAGTCGGCAGTCGCCTCAGCCACATCCTGCGTTCTCAAGGGCACGACGCCCGGGTCGCAAGCCGCACCCACGGCGACGTGACCTTCGACTGGACGGCGCCCGAGACGTTTACCCGGGCGCTCCACGGGGTCCAAGGCGTCTTCATCATCGGCCCCGGATCAGCCACCGACTGGTCATCATCGCTCACCCAACTCCTCGCTGTCGCGCAAGCCCAGGGCGTCAGGCACGCTGTCCTCCTCTCCGCGCGGGGCGTCGAATTCCTCCGTGACGGAGCTGTGGCTCGCGCAGAGACAGCCCTGCGAGTCGGCCCACTCGTCTGGACCATCCTGCGTCCCACGCACTTCGCACAGAACTTCACCGAGGCCATGTTCGTTCCCATCGACGGAACTGTCACCGCGCCGGTCGCACGCGGAGCCCAGCCGTTCATCGACGTCGAAGACATTGCACACGTGGCCGCCACCGTGCTGGTCGACGACGCCTGGGCGTGCGAGACCATCGAGCTTTCCGGACCGATTGCCCACACGTTCCACGAGGCAGTCGAAATCCTCGGAGAGCGCAGCGGCCAGCCAATGGACTTCCGAGACGAGGATCCACTGGAGCACACCAGGCGCCTCCGCGACGCCGGAACACCAGAGGGCTACATCGCCTGGCGGATGGCGATGCTTGACGGCATCCGCCGCGGCGACGACGCGTACCTCAGCGACGGAGTTCTGCGTGTCCTCGGCCGCCCCGCGACATCATTCACGGATTGGGCGGCCCGGGAAGCGGCAGTGCTGACGGTGGCCTCGTGA
- a CDS encoding tautomerase family protein, whose translation MPLVRVSLVDGVFTEQEKHALAAELTDVMVKFEGSEAFREVVWVMIEELHTDGWHMGGKPFRGPATLMDQMGRVKALYESIDGHPVTRPEFAAALPVVEK comes from the coding sequence ATGCCTCTCGTCCGAGTCTCACTCGTCGATGGAGTATTCACCGAGCAAGAAAAGCACGCCCTCGCCGCAGAACTAACCGACGTCATGGTCAAGTTCGAGGGATCTGAAGCCTTCCGCGAAGTCGTCTGGGTGATGATCGAAGAACTGCACACCGACGGCTGGCACATGGGAGGCAAGCCCTTCCGAGGTCCAGCCACCCTCATGGATCAGATGGGCCGCGTCAAGGCCCTCTACGAGTCGATCGATGGCCACCCCGTCACGCGTCCTGAATTCGCAGCAGCACTACCCGTCGTCGAAAAGTAG
- a CDS encoding GlxA family transcriptional regulator, with amino-acid sequence MFSHEHVVGILIYDNVTMIDVAGPADVFHHANRFGASYRTVLLSPDGTDARASNGLRLVADEAVLDSVHLDTVIIPGAYGAISKPFPPNLTEAVTTITRQADRIASVCTGAFLLATIGLLDHRKATTHWLRVAEFARIFPLISVEPDALFVRDGNIITSAGVSSGIDLALALVEDDHGPDVARDVARQMVVFMQRPGAQSQFSAPSRSSVPQDNPLRVLLDTIAADPAANYSLAHMATLARVSVRQLARLFHDGVGTTPARYVEIVRIEAAQTLLQNGETVASAALLSGFGTAETLRRVFVSRVGQSPALYRDQLKNPEPPVQAR; translated from the coding sequence ATGTTTTCGCACGAGCACGTGGTTGGGATCCTGATTTACGACAATGTCACCATGATCGACGTTGCCGGGCCCGCCGATGTGTTCCATCACGCCAACCGGTTCGGCGCCTCATACAGAACGGTCCTCCTGTCGCCGGACGGCACCGACGCACGAGCCTCCAACGGCCTGCGCTTGGTCGCCGACGAGGCCGTCCTGGACTCAGTTCATCTCGACACCGTGATCATTCCGGGAGCATACGGAGCGATCTCCAAACCGTTCCCTCCCAACCTGACCGAGGCGGTCACAACTATCACCCGACAGGCAGACCGGATCGCGTCGGTGTGCACCGGAGCTTTTCTTCTCGCCACAATCGGCTTGTTAGACCATCGCAAAGCGACAACCCACTGGCTTCGGGTGGCGGAGTTCGCTCGGATTTTCCCTCTCATCTCGGTGGAACCAGACGCGCTGTTTGTGCGCGACGGCAACATCATCACCTCCGCCGGCGTCAGCTCCGGGATCGACCTGGCCCTCGCTCTGGTCGAAGACGACCACGGGCCAGACGTAGCCCGGGATGTCGCCCGACAAATGGTCGTCTTCATGCAACGTCCCGGAGCCCAGTCCCAGTTCTCCGCCCCATCACGCTCATCGGTGCCGCAGGACAACCCATTGCGCGTGCTGCTCGACACCATCGCCGCGGACCCGGCGGCGAACTATTCACTCGCCCACATGGCCACCCTCGCACGGGTCAGCGTTCGCCAGCTGGCACGCCTCTTCCACGACGGGGTCGGAACAACACCCGCCCGTTACGTCGAAATTGTGCGCATCGAAGCGGCACAGACGCTCCTCCAAAACGGGGAGACCGTCGCATCCGCGGCCCTGCTGAGCGGCTTCGGCACAGCGGAAACGCTCCGGCGCGTCTTTGTCAGCCGCGTAGGCCAGAGCCCAGCCCTCTACCGGGACCAACTCAAGAACCCCGAACCACCAGTGCAGGCGCGGTGA
- a CDS encoding serine/threonine dehydratase has protein sequence MDTDPARRLAVTAADVAAAQERLGTEVRRTPVIRIEANQLSASHPAFWLKLESLQSTGAFKARGALNSLRATTIPPSGVIAASGGNHGQAVAWAARLLGVPAAIFVPTTCPEIKLRRLAEYGANVTVVGDVYDESLAAAQLAAAKSGAAMIHPFDQVLTVAGAGTVTSEFVEQVPGLDSILLPVGGGGLLAGALAALTGSPTVVVAVEPISARCLGAAMDAGHPVDVSVSGPAVDSLGPRRVGQLCFDAVLAQGVHHVDVADKAITAAQLAAWNELRIGLEGGGATALAALLSGAYVPAEGEVVGVLVTGGNVDLPALLASAAHTS, from the coding sequence GTGGACACTGATCCGGCACGCCGCCTCGCGGTCACTGCCGCTGACGTGGCGGCCGCGCAGGAACGACTCGGCACCGAGGTGCGCCGCACACCGGTCATCCGCATCGAAGCCAACCAGCTCAGCGCCAGCCATCCCGCGTTCTGGCTCAAGCTGGAATCTCTCCAGTCCACAGGCGCATTCAAAGCCCGCGGAGCGCTGAACAGTCTGCGGGCGACCACGATCCCGCCCTCCGGCGTCATCGCCGCCAGCGGCGGAAACCACGGGCAGGCTGTCGCCTGGGCGGCTCGACTGCTGGGAGTGCCTGCGGCCATTTTCGTCCCGACGACGTGCCCTGAAATCAAACTGCGGCGACTTGCTGAGTACGGGGCGAACGTCACCGTCGTCGGTGACGTGTACGACGAGAGCCTGGCAGCGGCGCAGCTGGCCGCCGCCAAGTCCGGGGCGGCGATGATCCACCCATTCGACCAGGTGCTCACGGTCGCCGGAGCGGGAACGGTGACCTCCGAGTTCGTCGAACAGGTCCCTGGTCTCGACTCGATTCTGCTGCCGGTCGGTGGCGGCGGGCTGTTGGCCGGTGCGCTGGCGGCTTTGACCGGGTCGCCTACTGTAGTGGTCGCCGTCGAGCCAATCAGCGCGCGCTGCCTCGGCGCCGCCATGGATGCCGGACACCCGGTCGATGTGTCCGTGTCGGGCCCAGCCGTCGACAGCCTCGGTCCACGGAGGGTGGGACAGTTGTGCTTCGACGCCGTGCTGGCACAAGGGGTGCACCACGTCGACGTCGCCGACAAAGCGATCACCGCCGCCCAGCTGGCGGCCTGGAACGAACTACGCATCGGACTTGAGGGTGGCGGTGCCACTGCGTTGGCCGCGCTGCTCAGCGGCGCGTACGTTCCCGCGGAAGGCGAAGTTGTCGGCGTGCTCGTGACCGGCGGGAACGTCGATCTCCCCGCACTTCTCGCTTCTGCCGCACACACGAGTTGA
- a CDS encoding RidA family protein — translation MAINRTSAGSGLPSGFPFSLSGDVNGTCFISGMPALDAEGKFQAGTFLEETELAWHNIASIAEASGYSRDEIIYVQCVLADIGDYSALNDWWRETFPDIATAPARFTFQAGALPFGAKIEIQAVAGRGH, via the coding sequence ATGGCAATCAATCGCACCTCCGCAGGTTCCGGTCTGCCCTCCGGATTCCCGTTCAGCCTCTCCGGGGACGTCAACGGAACCTGCTTCATCAGCGGCATGCCCGCGCTCGACGCTGAGGGTAAATTCCAGGCCGGAACCTTTCTCGAGGAAACCGAACTGGCCTGGCACAATATCGCGTCCATTGCAGAAGCCTCCGGCTACTCCAGAGACGAGATCATCTACGTCCAGTGCGTGCTCGCAGACATCGGCGACTACAGTGCCTTGAACGACTGGTGGAGGGAGACATTCCCGGATATCGCCACTGCCCCCGCACGTTTCACCTTCCAGGCCGGTGCGCTGCCCTTCGGCGCGAAGATCGAGATCCAGGCGGTGGCCGGACGTGGACACTGA
- a CDS encoding fumarylacetoacetate hydrolase family protein: MRIAVIDSRAKIVRGDEVFDIAGASAGLFGPDAQDVYDQWKGFLSWADSADLGPGAAFAPEECDSPVPRPRQIFGIGLNYHAHQIESGLPAPATPLVFAKFVTSVAPAIGELVLFTDQVDWEVEAAIVIGTEARHVDKANAWAHVAGVTAAQDYSARDVQMRPVGTPQFSLGKSFPGYTPLGPVLVSPDEFENPDDIQLSCAINGRTVQSSSTADMIFSVGELIAYLSAILPLLPGDVILTGTPSGVALGMNPPEYLRAGDQITSVVGDQTQRHVAIAQS; this comes from the coding sequence ATGAGAATTGCTGTTATCGATTCGCGGGCCAAGATCGTCCGCGGTGACGAGGTCTTCGACATAGCGGGTGCGAGCGCCGGCTTGTTCGGGCCTGATGCCCAGGATGTCTACGACCAGTGGAAAGGGTTCCTCTCGTGGGCGGACTCCGCTGACCTCGGGCCCGGCGCTGCCTTCGCGCCCGAAGAGTGCGACTCCCCCGTTCCTCGTCCCCGACAGATATTCGGAATCGGTCTGAATTACCATGCCCATCAGATCGAGTCCGGTCTTCCCGCGCCGGCCACCCCGCTGGTCTTCGCGAAGTTCGTCACGTCTGTTGCCCCAGCCATCGGCGAGCTCGTCCTGTTCACGGACCAAGTGGATTGGGAAGTCGAAGCGGCCATCGTGATCGGTACCGAGGCGCGGCACGTCGACAAAGCGAACGCGTGGGCACATGTTGCCGGCGTCACTGCAGCGCAGGACTACTCGGCACGAGACGTGCAGATGCGGCCGGTCGGAACACCGCAGTTCAGTCTCGGTAAGTCGTTCCCCGGCTACACCCCGCTCGGCCCCGTCCTGGTCAGCCCGGACGAGTTCGAAAACCCAGATGACATCCAACTCTCCTGCGCGATCAACGGTCGGACCGTCCAGTCATCGAGTACCGCCGACATGATCTTCTCCGTTGGCGAACTCATCGCCTACCTGTCCGCGATCCTGCCACTTCTGCCCGGAGACGTCATCCTCACCGGAACACCGTCAGGGGTAGCGCTGGGCATGAACCCCCCGGAGTACCTGCGGGCGGGTGATCAGATCACCAGCGTCGTCGGAGACCAGACCCAGCGCCACGTCGCTATCGCCCAATCCTGA
- a CDS encoding tautomerase family protein produces MPLVKVNLRKGRTATEKTAIGTAIQAALVSTLNVPEADRYQLFTEFDDDNFQHTDAYLGMDYTAQLLMIEITFLEGRDDVMKKALLAAMNKNLVDAGLVRPEDVFVMITEAGLANVSFGRGLAQRAAE; encoded by the coding sequence ATGCCGTTGGTCAAAGTAAACCTACGCAAAGGCCGCACAGCCACGGAAAAAACTGCAATCGGGACCGCCATTCAGGCGGCGCTCGTGAGCACCCTGAACGTTCCGGAAGCGGACCGATACCAGCTCTTCACCGAGTTCGACGATGACAACTTCCAGCACACCGATGCCTACCTCGGAATGGACTACACAGCCCAACTTCTCATGATCGAGATCACCTTCCTGGAAGGTCGCGACGATGTGATGAAGAAGGCCCTCCTGGCGGCGATGAACAAAAACCTCGTGGATGCCGGACTGGTTCGCCCGGAGGATGTCTTCGTGATGATCACCGAAGCCGGACTCGCCAACGTGTCGTTCGGGCGAGGTCTGGCACAGCGCGCCGCCGAGTAG
- a CDS encoding MarR family winged helix-turn-helix transcriptional regulator, producing MKTDCYSTTIRSATRKVTGMYDAALKPAGITIAQLALLRRLSDETALSVEDLAKSAELERSTAARNVRLLEKQGLVSIGKSDSDRRAVTILLTTHGVETRHRSEPLWEQAQRDFEAKVGVDAANALRSLLQAV from the coding sequence ATGAAGACCGACTGCTACTCCACCACTATTCGGTCGGCGACCCGCAAGGTGACCGGCATGTACGATGCCGCCTTGAAGCCGGCGGGAATCACCATCGCTCAGCTGGCCCTGCTTCGCCGGCTCAGTGACGAGACCGCGCTGTCCGTTGAAGACCTCGCCAAGTCAGCCGAATTGGAACGATCGACCGCTGCGCGCAATGTGCGTCTTCTGGAGAAGCAGGGGCTGGTGAGCATCGGGAAGTCGGACTCGGACCGTCGCGCGGTCACCATCCTCCTCACCACGCACGGTGTCGAAACCCGCCACCGGAGCGAGCCGCTGTGGGAGCAAGCCCAGCGAGATTTCGAGGCGAAGGTTGGTGTGGACGCCGCGAACGCCCTGCGCTCACTGTTGCAGGCGGTGTGA
- a CDS encoding nuclear transport factor 2 family protein, with amino-acid sequence MSTYERRAEFVNDLRSALSSQDRGRLTDLVTEDVVWVLPGSNAVSGETIGVEGIFSRLEMLSAFDVRIEIQNGMVSPDGVAMILHNTGIHNGAILDEYLVSAVTLDDGKASRIDTYVSDIPMMDAYFV; translated from the coding sequence ATGAGCACATACGAACGTCGTGCCGAATTCGTGAACGATCTGCGATCGGCCCTCTCGTCCCAGGATCGAGGGCGACTGACCGATCTTGTAACAGAGGATGTGGTGTGGGTCCTGCCAGGGAGCAACGCGGTCTCCGGAGAGACCATTGGAGTGGAGGGAATCTTCTCCCGGCTGGAGATGCTTTCCGCTTTTGATGTTCGCATTGAGATCCAGAACGGAATGGTCAGCCCGGACGGGGTGGCAATGATTCTGCACAACACCGGCATCCACAACGGCGCGATTCTGGACGAGTATCTCGTCTCAGCCGTCACCCTCGACGACGGTAAAGCGTCACGAATCGACACTTACGTCAGCGACATTCCGATGATGGACGCCTACTTCGTATGA
- a CDS encoding nuclear transport factor 2 family protein — protein MLNPFLITPGVAWRTAALAGVLVIGAAGTVAASTAPGHASSANSTQLDAASSVEMQEILSEYVHATDHRDGVTLAALFTADGSVNILAPDGEGGYKPVTAPIVGRSAIADAVAHAQEPLPSLGAEHHVITAPISSASGSDGHLTMQFTTYAIHGAAEPAGGWPAGTAGAQGSITPYESGYYAATFVKSHESWSISRLDIQSDLPVIIPAQ, from the coding sequence GTGCTGAATCCGTTTCTCATCACTCCCGGCGTAGCCTGGCGGACCGCCGCGCTCGCAGGGGTACTCGTGATCGGCGCAGCAGGCACCGTCGCCGCGTCAACGGCGCCGGGCCACGCCTCGAGCGCCAACTCGACTCAACTCGATGCTGCCTCGTCGGTCGAAATGCAAGAGATCCTCTCCGAGTATGTCCACGCGACGGACCACCGTGACGGTGTGACGCTCGCAGCGCTCTTCACCGCGGACGGCTCGGTAAACATCCTCGCCCCCGACGGGGAGGGCGGATACAAGCCAGTGACCGCCCCGATCGTGGGACGCTCGGCTATCGCCGACGCTGTAGCCCATGCCCAAGAGCCGCTTCCATCACTCGGGGCGGAGCATCACGTCATAACCGCACCGATTTCAAGCGCGTCCGGGTCGGACGGGCATCTCACGATGCAGTTCACGACCTACGCCATTCACGGCGCCGCAGAGCCCGCCGGTGGATGGCCGGCGGGCACGGCGGGAGCTCAGGGAAGCATCACCCCGTACGAGTCGGGCTACTACGCAGCGACGTTCGTCAAGAGTCACGAATCCTGGTCGATCTCTCGACTGGACATCCAAAGCGACCTGCCCGTCATCATCCCCGCACAATAA